From the genome of Anopheles funestus chromosome 2RL, idAnoFuneDA-416_04, whole genome shotgun sequence:
TGCGAATGATAACAGATCGATGCGGAACGAAATATGATCAATTTTCTTGATCAATAATTGATGGATCGTACTCGGTGCGATTATGGCGACGAGATGACCCCGGAGACACACTGTTACTGAGTACCGACTCAACCCGGTTACATCTGCGGATGCGTTGTTATGTAGTGCGAAAAGCTTAACTGTCTACTACCCAAGACGCTTAACATTATTTGTACTAGTTTGGCGTCCACTTACTTCCCCGAGTGCTAGTTACCACTTGATGAAGGGGTCGGTGATAAAGAAGATCAACAGTGAAGAAAGGTGTTTAATCAACCCTAtcaggcgtttttttttgcaacgatcAAACATGGGTGTGTCTTTACCTGGGTGAACCCcttattacagggttttccagcTTAAGTGAATGAAACTCAATTGTTTGCaaagaattattttcaacTCACTAATTCTCGTGAAAGGTAAAAACTTTCCACAAGTACTTCAAGGTATTCTACCttgaacatgaaaaaaatcagaaatggCCCCAgatttaatcaaattaatctAAAAAGTCTTCAGAAGGCGACATATTTAAAACACTCAATTGCTCGCGATCTTCTGCTTAAGTAGAGCTAGCTGATTGAATAACATCTAGTAAATCCAGGATTAATTCCTAAAGTcggtttctgttgtttttcccGGGACTTTACCGAAGGTCGCTTCGAATGACAACAAACCACGTTCGATGGCGCATCACCGTACAGGTGTGAAAGGCGTAAAACCTTAAAGGTATACAAATCGAAGGACAAAGTATAGTTACATCCTGTATAGTAAACACGACACACTATCAAAAAGGGACAACAGTAAACAATCAGTTGATAAAGATAATCACAGTGTGGACAAATCCCTGCTTAGATTAGACATAAATCAAATACGCCACTAGCGGACGAGATAAGAACCGGAGGgatctttttttccccgcgAAACGTTCGTAAGGTTCAACGGACttttgtgaaaatttaatcataatttattttctgcaaGAGATTACTTCagtttcttcttggctttagaGATGCTCAAATTGTCCAAACCAAAACACTAATAATACATGCCCCACCTGCAACACTGACGTCATCCAACGAAACACCGGCAACACGCAATTTGCTATTTGCTCTATTGCAGTTAATCTTGCTTGCTGTAGCGAACACCGCCTAAGCCGGCAAAAGTACCGATGatgctatttttaaaatgcgtatgttttccttttctgcagCATAATTATGCTGGGGTAATACGCTATGCTggtttctatctctctctctttctccctcaaaagcttctgttttctttctgcAAATGGGGATTTCATCTCATCCGTTGCCATAGCAGTTTGAGAGTGCAAGTGATCGCTCTCCCTCACTCTTACATTCTCTCCCGTTCGCAACATATACGATCGAACATGATCTGCTGGTGAACAGGTTTCACCTACGATCAAgatgtttaccttttttatttactatatTTCTATTCGCAATACGCAATATTATTACTAGTTTTACTATATGTTTCATATCGACAGTTTCtgttaaaaaaagtttgatatttgcaataaaatcgcCTTACAAAACctttaatttgcaaaacatatttttctgaAGGGTGTTTTTGGAGAAGAGAgaacagaaagagagaaacaacATACGAATGGAAGAATTTGTGCGTAACCGTCATTTTCGTCATATGACACATATACTAACACCGTGCTCGGGAAAGAGCAAAACCGGCACCAACACAGCCAAAGAGACGCGTGCGCGCGAGATCGAGACGCGCGTCTACGTGTATGCTACCACGTTCCAGTCGCCGTGTCTCTCCTTGCGTTGTTACCCGTGCCGAGATAATTCCCGTACGCGGGCCGACGGAACATCAcggttttgttgctgtatgcGAACGCGCCCCGTCTTTCTACCGTACGCCAGAGTTGGAGCAACGAACGCGCAGCACGTTCGGAACGACGTTGAGGCTGAGTGGAGCtgagtggtggtggtggtagagTGTGTTTTTATATATCCCTGGCCACGCTCATCGCACGCTGCAGTTTAGCTCAGACAGTCGACCAACGTAACGGCAAGCGAACTTCATTAAACAGTGCGAAACAACCAGTAAGAAGTGAATATTGCGTCGTTTTGGTAACCAGTTTTAACGTCCCACAGTTAAGCATCGAAATCAACGTGCGTGGCACCAATGCAGTTGAAGTGATTCTTTccaaaaaagcataaacaaaAGTGTCACCAAACGAAAAGTGATGTTATAAATGTGAAAGTCTTGAGATCGAACAGCAATTGTTTACCAACAAAACGGAGTGCCAAATGGCCTGTGGTTGCTAGTAGTGAAAGTGTGCTAATAGTGAATGCGGGTGAAGGCAACGGATTTACTGAAGTAACCCAATCTTAATAAGCCACCACTAATAAAGAAGCCATTCTATGGCGACACGACAGTGAAGCATAATTAAAGCGGAACGATAGAGGACAAAACCCTCACTATTGAAGCTCTATAACCTTATCCAAAGACATTGTCCGGTGGAGGTTAATCATATACACGCACTCAGAGACGATTGCTGGTTAGGAAGAAACCGTACAAAAAACGACCAGCTcgcaccaaaaaaaccatttgaaAGGCAACCTTCAGTCGGATTCGAAGGACCTACCTAGCGCGCGCTCTCTCTTCTTGCTTTGAATGAACCATCGTGTgttgctgtaaaaaaaaagcgtcatCTTAGTATCCTTGACAACTGCACAACACAACCACATCGCCGTCACCATGGATATTTACTACATGAGCGACAGCATCCAATACTCGTCGTTCCGCGGTCCGGTTTACCGGGACTACGAGAAGTTCCCGTACGGTACGCTCGAGAATCCTCTGAACAATCCCGTCTCCAAGactaagcagcagcagcaacagcgacgACACCACTCGAACACAAGCAGCAGCTCGAGCGCTCAAGGTAAACATCTAACCGATCCGAAACACTCGGAGTGCGGATGCTGTCAGTGATCGTTCACTACCGATCACTGACAGCATCACTCAAACGGGTGTGACAAAACTCGCGCTATTTTACAGCAGTTTTTACTATTCTAGTTTGAAGTGAATCATCTCGGGAAAAGGAATTTCCTCTGTTTATGATAATAACCCTTCTACGAAcatgcaaatgcaaaaccaCGTGAAGTTCATCATAGAAATAATCGGTCTacaagtaaacaaaacccaacgaaaacaacacattacaACATGGGAAACGCGGAAACGCTTCAAAGGTGTTGTGTCGTGGCACTTTGGATTTGTATTGCCGCGGTGCCGGGGTTTTCCTTCGGCGTTTATCGGTTTCGCCGCCATTTGAGGCGTGCTACAACAAATCGCTCAACTAGAAGCGGTTTTACCGTTTACTTATTTGCGCATTTACTTCCACAGTAACGCAAATCGCGCGTGTACGGGTTGTGCTTTACCAATTTTCATTCACCgtttgatgagtttttttttcattgcatgCACGAAGCGTAACCTCGAAAAGTCATCTGCTCCCACACTGTGGTTCTCATTAGCAGTGGAACAAGTGCATTAAAGAACGAGCGTTCCATACAAATTCAACATTTCCGTTCTGTTGACCTCCTTCATTGCTTACGAATACGAAAATAGGAATTAAAGCGTTCAAACGGTGCAGTAGCTGTTGGTTTTTGGATCTAAACACATCGAAACTAACTCGTACTACAAAACGCGATCattcggaaaggaaaaacagaataTTTTTTGAAAGATTAAAACACGTTCCGTATATTACGCACTTATGTGTTTTCCCAATATCTTAACATATTGTTTACTCTTTACTCATACGCATGCACACAAACATCACAGTGACGTTAATGTACAATGTACAGCACGAGATACAAAATCGAGACACAAATACCGTGGCCATGGCCACTTGTAGAAGATTTTTATCGTTAGCACTATTTTCAAACTGACCACATCAACACCCGTGTGTTTACGTTTCACTtcaaaaagaagcaaagaatTGACATGCCGGCATTGATGATGACTTAAGCGATCACATCAATCACATAAAACTGCCAGTAAATCTCTAAATTTAGAATGACcgagataaataaaaaccatccTCCGTAGTATGATGTCGCGATCACGGTGTCCATTAAAATGCATTCACAAAATCTGTCTTCTTTGTCTGCGTCCTCTCTCTTAGCTTGAATCGTAGTAAATCCGTTTTATTGGGAATGGGGCAAGAGGATGCAGTACAGACTGCTCCTCACTGGTTGTCTCGTGCTTTTGCTGACACGCTGATCTGGCTATATTTAAATGCCCCCCAATGGAACGGTGCCAATAGTAATCGACAAGGCGCCAATGTACTACATACCCGGCTCACTGGTTGTGTAGAAAAACGCACCAAAGTACATTCCACAGACTGAGCTCGCCAAACGTGAGGCAATTCGAGAGGTAGTGGTTGTCGAGAGTGCAGCAATATGACACCGAATTGTGGAGGGCTTTGTTGAGGTGGAGCAAAAAGTGTGATGGAAGACgtacagaaaaaagggaattagAGAAGGGCTTGGCGTTGTCGGTAACTGCAACACCTAGAGCTAGCTAGCCAACACCACAAATACTGGAGTGGGAGAATGGCTATGTTACGTTACTCAAAGCGCAACAAAAACCACTGAGCCTTGCCTTATATCGAAACACAACGAAAACAGCGATCTCTCATCCGCAACCACCGTGCGCAACTTACGCTCATAAACCAACCATCCTTCCACATTCTAACCGAGAAGACCGGTTtgataaaaatagtaaatagcAAACAACATTCCCAGAACTGGCCCTCTTCAAAACATCACTTCACTCTTCGGCGAGTGCGTTGTACTTTGTCCGTGATGTGTGGTCGAGAAGGAAAAGCGGAACTGAAATCTGACTCTTTATTCGATCCTCAACAAACCCACACGCAGCAAGCAAAAGTGCATGGAAGTGCGCAATAAGATCGTCAACCAGCCGTGAATTTACCAAAGGTCTCTCGCAAGCGAATTTCAAAGTCTGGAatcaagatttttttctttccacggcTGAATGCGGCTGACATCATCCTTTAACTTCAAATCCCATCTTCTCCTTTCGGGAAGAGTTGAAAAAACGCGATACGTTAATTCGATCTACAAGCCGGCGATCATCATACGTACACACTGTCACGGGACTCGTGAGAGATCAGAATTCTTGCACATGCAGCTCTGGTTGCGTATTACAGCATCGTAAATAATCTCATTCAAAGGTCCAGCAACACTAGCCATCATATCAGTGAACGATTGCCGGAACGGAAGTTTACACTCAAATGCAAATGTGGCGGCAATTGCTAGAAGAGCAGAATGAATAGCAGCGGCAAACCTCATCCGGAGGCAATGTTTGCCCTTGGTTGGAgcgacaaaacagaaaaagcaaataacaaaactGCAACCATGTATTTCTGAGGGGCTTGGTTTACGTTGGCAAGTTGTTGGTGTTCGTGGCGTACGATCGACGGATCGGTAAAGTTGTTCACGAAATCGCGTAAGCTTTTGAACTATATGTTGAGCGAAAgcaaaatatacaaattagCTCAAATTATTGCTGCTGGCATTTAGAAAGGGTGTAAAATACCCTACTTCAACTTTatacttttgtttcttcttctcacgCTTACGTCAAGGTTATTTGTTATGTCAGAAGTACGAAAACGTAGAACTGAGGTGAGATATTTTACCCGACAGCTACGTTCCTTCTCGGCTTTAACACTAGAATGAATAGTTCAGCATTATAAAACTCGTTCAGTGTTTGATGTATCAGAAAGTATCTTTGAGGTGATCTCTATCCTTGGCATTCATAAATTCTCAAGGTTTAAtctaaaaacagaacaaaaatcATTAAGGATTGATGTAGCTGTGTGGAATCTCGAATCTTTTGAAGATTCATTTGATTGACTCATTGCAATAGATTCATTATGCGCAACTTAGGAATAGTATCTCGGGATAACATTCAAACATTTCGTAATCCTGGTCGTTTTAGTGTTAAAACGATGCCATGTCATGAACTTCGTGTGAGATGATCATAACCAATTGCGTGGCGCTAATTTACACTTTACATCTTTGCCTGCCGACCAGCTCAACACGCTCAGCACTTCCTCAAGTCTCGAATTATCACTTCCTTGGAAAGTTGCACTCAATAACGAAATCGAACCGTAATCTTGTTTGCATTACCGATTAGACTGATTAGAAGTGTATAAAAGCTTTAATTTGGACACATTTACGAAAGCGATCAACTCCCAAATGCTATTAAAGATCACCAGAAGAGGATATGGACAAATGTATTTCAGTGGTACGGTATATTACAATTCTCTTGCACGCGGAAATGAATCACCGCCAATTAAGTGGCTTCTTTTGAGATGAATGCATATCTCAGCTGTTCTGGTACTTCACCCTTGGGCACCCTAGGGGATACAATTAAGCATGAGCAATGTCTCACCATCGCCAGACGGTAGTTCGGGGAAGACTCCCCGTCTGCGTGGAGAAGGTTAGCAGGGTTAAATTAACTCGACTCATCACAACAGCACTCGTTCCCCAGTTCCATGGGCATGCTTATTTAAGTTGTGATACATTCAATCCTCCCGAATGTCCCACTGCACGAGATGCAGCTACCGGGTCATGGGTGGTATATGACGTTGAAAACAGAAATGCTCCGTCCCAAACGACTCCAAACCCATATGAATGATGGTGGCGACTTGTATCGCGGTACAGCACACGCCTCAACTGTGCATTGACCTACATTTTTTCATGCCCTTTCGTAACGTGCGTAAGAGTGAGAAAAGTGTGGAACATTGTTGCTTCAAATTCGTTTGGTGGCGCATGCGTTATTACAGCTTTAGGGTGAAAGAAATGCAACGATATTAAATTATCACACTTATAGACTTTAACTTGGTGCACTAGTAACGGCTTCCAGATGAATGACTAGAAGATTAAATGGTGAAGACATTGAAAAAGGTTATTCCTTCAAAGACATCTCATATCTAACGCACTGTATCCAACTCAAACACTCCTCAATTTGAAACAGAGATAAAAGTAATATtacaaaactatttaaaaataaaatttaaaacgtgCCCGCGATCACGTACCACGCGGTGACTTCATTATGTACTTCAGAAGATGCCATTGATAGGCAAGGACGTTTGAAATGTTGCGTTGGTGGTAGATACATCTTTGAAGGGAGCATTTTCGTGTTGAggcgaataataaaaaagcaactgAATGGTCACCTACTCCTCTAACCGGTCATCGCTTATATTTAACTGCTTCCCTCAGCACCAGATAACCTTTTTTCCCGATTTTTATTAGCGTTTATACTCTTTTTGTCCCGCCAGAGCTGATTGCAATTGTTCCGCCCTGTGCAAGCAGATAAGCTATTATCTCTGTCCGTCCCCGGACCACATGGGGTTCCCGACCAAGTTCGCTCCAAGTTCATTTCGTTGTGGACTGAACTATGTCTGCCCAAGGTCCGATGTTTTGCATCtgctcttgtgtgtgtgttttttatgcttttatatTTCCTATTAGTTACGTCAAGTTGCTGTCGATTCTTATCAGCGAAGTTCCCATCAAtcgttgcttcttttttttttactgctcgTACGAttggttttgaaaatattgtaattttgctgtgttttcttcttcgaatccggattcccttttttgcgttcgaatgaacattaaaaaaaatgataagaaTTCGACCGACGGTTTGGGTTCGGTCAGTTGATTGATTAACACTTGTGTTAAGGTTGATTGTCGTACTTAGAAACACGTATCTTTACGCTCTGACTAATGTACGTCCTACATTCGCTTGTTTCCTAATCTTTTAGACAACCGTTCATTGCGATTCGGCACCAGCCATTTGATAAGGAATGTCGCaaaacggttttgttttgcgaggACAGAGAGCAGAGTTCAGTCACTTTTACTATTCAAactagcgcaaaaaaaaattaaagaattggGCTGATAACAGCAaataattcgcaaataaagccAAGCCAAAATGttggaataataaaacaagaatCCTTGCATTACTTGATAAGAACGGATTGTAAAATAATTGTCAGAAAACAAACTACGTAATTTGTACTTGTAAGATTGTTTTACGCTTAAATGAAACCTTTTGAGTTGATCAAGCTTCTCTCACGTGCTCAAACAGTATCATAACAATTTTATCAATGtgtaaacaaaaagcaaaatggtCTCCCATTGCTGCAACCGTTTAATAGCATGGACATCATCAACtgaacatacaaaaaagaccataaATAACTGTGGCGGTAGCCTGAGCAAGAACGTCTCGTGACTATGACGAGATATCGCGGATGCACGCCCGTGTGTGTATATCTCGAGAGGATACTATTAAACGGAACTGGGTGTATCATTATCATTTTGCGCAGTACATTTCCAAGTTGCAAACAGCATTCTATGTCTTTGTCCCATGCCGTAGTGGTTCCATACTGTAGTAAATGAACTGCAAAGGAATTGAATTGAACGTCTCTGCTCATGAGGATTTTTGTATGAATATTGAAATAAAGATCCAAAATATTCAATTAGATGAAAGTCGCTTAAGGACGTTGTGGGTTCAGAAATTATGACACAAAATGGCACCATCGCATTGCTGCAACTATTTTGATTAGATAACGTGGTAGCACACATCTGGTTTCATGCATGTGTTTGCATTCGACGGAACACCACACAgtaaatgtatgttttgtaaataacCCGGAGCGATAAGAATGCATATTGATAGCAGCATCATACTCGAGGAATGTAACGTTTTGCGAGATACAATTAAATACattgtttgaaacaatttgcttacagtttgttttcttattactCTCTTACTCTTACAGCAAAACTTCTCAGCTACATCGGCAAATCTTCCTCGGCTGGTAAATCGTCCAAGGATGCTTGTCCATTTTGCAAGGAGCAAAAGAAGCGACCGCTTGGTGCGTACATGCGAAAGCGTGGCCAGCGCATCACTACCGAAAGCATCAGCGAGGACGCGGAAGAGTGCATCGATGAGCTGCGGGAGGaggacgaggaggaggacATGTGTGCATCGGCACGAGGCACAACATTGTCCACCAGTCCGACCGGTAACCATCATCAGCACATTACCGCTCCGGGTGTCGGATTTAATCGACAGGAATCGATCGAAAGCAAATGAACCTGGTGAAAGCAATCGAACGATCGTATGGAGAGGATGTGAAGAAAGGAA
Proteins encoded in this window:
- the LOC125765715 gene encoding uncharacterized protein LOC125765715, encoding MDIYYMSDSIQYSSFRGPVYRDYEKFPYGTLENPLNNPVSKTKQQQQQRRHHSNTSSSSSAQAKLLSYIGKSSSAGKSSKDACPFCKEQKKRPLGAYMRKRGQRITTESISEDAEECIDELREEDEEEDMCASARGTTLSTSPTGNHHQHITAPGVGFNRQESIESK